The following are from one region of the Littorina saxatilis isolate snail1 linkage group LG2, US_GU_Lsax_2.0, whole genome shotgun sequence genome:
- the LOC138958904 gene encoding glutathione S-transferase omega-1-like — MTSEHAYRTGSAFPPLATGKLRLYSMRFCPFAQRARLILELKGISYQTINVSLTEKPDWFLEKNPNGQVPVLEQDGRIVYESLVVADYLDSVHPDPRVTPADPYCKARDAMLIEYYGNKYVSSYYKIVFSEGKDTDSARVANAALQRLEDELSQRKSPYFGGEKAAFIDYMIWPWLERLPVLTQYNSDVNMTSFPLVRQWREEMLRLPEVQKCLFSTDHHVEFYAKWRGGDQTAFDIGLSSGA; from the exons ATGACGTCTGAACATGCCTACAGAACTG GTTCTGCATTCCCTCCCTTGGCAACCGGAAAGTTGCGGCTGTACAGCATGCGATTCTGTCCCTTTGCTCAACGTGCTCGTCTGATTCTTGAGCTAAAAGGCATTTC CTACCAGACGATCAACGTGAGCCTGACGGAGAAGCCTGATTGGTTCCTGGAGAAGAACCCCAACGGCCAGGTGCCGGTGCTAGAGCAGGATGGCCGCATCGTGTACGAGTCGCTGGTGGTGGCCGACTACCTGGACAGCGTGCACCCTGACCCCCGTGTGACCCCTGCTGACCCCTACTGCAAGGCGCGTGACGCTATGCTCATTGAATACTACGGGAACAAG TACGTCTCAAGCTACTACAAGATTGTCTTCTCTGAGGGCAAGGATACAGATTCTGCCAGGGTCGCGAACGCAGCGTTGCAGCGTCTGGAGGATGAACTGTCTCAGAGAAAGTCCCCCTACTTTGGAG GAGAGAAGGCAGCTTTCATCGACTACATGATCTGGCCATGGCTGGAAAGGTTACCCGTTCTGACGCAGTACAACTCGGACGTCAACATGACGTCATTCCCTCTCGTACGTCAGTGGCGCGAGGAGATGCTGCGCCTGCCAGAGGTGCAGAAATGTCTGTTCTCCACTGACCACCACGTGGAATTCTACGCGAAATGGCGGGGAGGTGACCAGACAGCTTTCGACATCGGGTTGTCCAGTGGCGCGTAA
- the LOC138956149 gene encoding G-protein coupled receptor GRL101-like, translated as MTVFPRDVFQGLNQLRSVLAENFKLCCKATLPAGFDITKCLAPSDEISSCESLLRSHIYRVFLVLLASLAVVGNLFSFLVRVFFTKSGSKQGVGGGSVGRSGHSVFVLNLCVSDLLMGVYLVMIGVADLVYQGTYLWEEGNWRKSPVCQMAGFLSLLSNEVSALIICLITLDRFLAIRFPFSRFHFSPASSRWACLVMWTLGVVLAATPLLPVTSHWAFYSQTGICIPLPVSRRSFPGQHYVFSVIIVFNFFVFLLIAAGQASVYAAMTTNAFVTADASSRKAQDLVVARRLLVIVVTDFLCWFPIGLLGLLATGGVPIPGEVNVAMVILVLPLNSALNPFLYTVNMLLERRQRAKEEKLLKLVLSARDK; from the coding sequence ATGACAGTGTTCCCAAGGGATGTATTTCAAGGTCTGAATCAGCTGCGTTCAGTGCTGGCTGAAAACTTCAAACTTTGCTGCAAAGCCACACTGCCTGCTGGTTTCGACATCACCAAATGCCTGGCTCCCTCTGACGAAATTTCTTCGTGTGAATCTTTGTTGCGTTCTCACATTTACCGTGTGTTTCTGGTTCTCCTTGCTTCCCTGGCAGTTGTAGGCAACCTCTTCAGCTTTCTAGTTCGTGTGTTTTTCACCAAGTCTGGAAGCAAACAAGGTGTCGGCGGGGGGAGTGTGGGCAGAAGCGGACACAGCGTGTTCGTGCTCAACCTGTGTGTGTCCGACTTGCTGATGGGCGTGTATCTGGTGATGATTGGCGTTGCGGACCTAGTCTATCAAGGCACGTACTTGTGGGAAGAAGGCAACTGGCGGAAGAGCCCGGTGTGTCAGATGGCGGGGTTTCTGTCCTTGCTGTCCAATGAGGTGTCGGCCCTCATCATCTGCCTCATCACTCTTGACCGCTTCCTGGCCATCCGCTTTCCCTTCAGCAGGTTTCACTTCAGCCCCGCCTCCTCTCGCTGGGCGTGTCTGGTGATGTGGACGCTGGGCGTGGTCTTGGCCGCCACGCCTTTACTCCCTGTGACGTCACATTGGGCGTTCTACAGCCAGACAGGTATTTGCATCCCGCTGCCCGTCAGCAGGAGAAGTTTCCCCGGCCAGCACTACGTCTTTAGCGTCATCATCGTCTTCAACTTTTTCGTCTTCCTCCTCATCGCTGCGGGCCAGGCGTCTGTTTACGCTGCCATGACAACCAATGCTTTCGTCACCGCCGACGCCTCTTCTAGAAAGGCTCAGGACCTCGTCGTCGCTCGTCGTCTGCTGGTCATTGTTGTCACCGACTTTCTCTGTTGGTTTCCCATCGGTCTCCTCGGCCTGTTGGCGACCGGAGGGGTCCCTATTCCGGGCGAAGTCAACGTGGCCATGGTCATCCTGGTGCTGCCGCTCAACTCGGCGCTCAACCCTTTTCTCTACACCGTCAACATGCTGCTAGAGCGACGCCAGAGAGCCAAGGAGGAGAAACTGTTGAAGCTTGTTTTGAGCGCTCGTGATAAGTGA